From the genome of Bacteroidales bacterium:
GCATCATCAGTAAATTCAATAAGTTTATCGTTTAAATAAAAGCGTATCATAACCGTTTATTTTAGTTGTAAAAAATGTTCAACAGCAGTCATTGTTGCTTCGACAGGCGAAGGCATTTGCAAAAGAGACTGTACAGCATTCAAATCTTTTAATCCCGAACCTGTAAGCAAGACCAAGACTTTTTCGCCCTTTTTTATCATTCCTTGGTTTTGCAGCCTTAAAAAACCTGCATAGGCTGTGCTTGCAGCAGGTTCAGAAAATATTCCAAACAACGAACTAAGTGCTTTAGATGCTTGTAATATTTCTTCATCGCTAACCTTTATTGCTAAACCGTTATACGTTTTAATAAACTTTCTAGCCATATAGAAATTACGTGGAATATCAACCGATATAGAATCGGCAATAGTTTTACTCGGTTTTGATAAAAAGGACTCTGAATTTAAATTATCAACTAAATTACTACTCCCTTCTGCTTGTACTGCAATAATTTGAGGCATTTGTGAAATAACCCCTAAAATAAGTAAATCTTCGAAGCCTTTATATACGCCCGAAATAATAACTCCATCTCCCACCGGAACCAATATTTTATCGGGAATTTCGCCATTCATCTGTTGAACTACTTCGAACGAAACCGTCTTTTTCCCTTCAATTGTTAATGGATTAAAGGCTGTATTTCGGTTGTAAAAGCCATATTTTTCGGTAACTGCGATACTTAAATCGAAAGCCTGATCGTAATTTCCTGCAACAGGTACAATTTGTGCACCATACATGATTATTTGTGTCAACTTAGCTTTGGGAGCCGCTGCCGGAACAAATATAATTGCTTTTTGCTTTTGAGCAGCGCAAATTCCTGCTAAAGACGAACCAGCATTTCCGGTGGAAGCAGCTACAATGGTTTGAATGTTGTTTTCTTTAGCATAAGCTGACACTATTGCCGATGCTCTATCTTTAAACGAAAAAGTTGGATTGAGGCTATCGTCTTTAATCATCAATTCACATTCAGCCAAGCGATGACGATATAAAGGTGTTTTCCCTACCCGTAAAACAGGCAAGCTTTTGTTCGATTGTATAGGAAGTAATGACAAGAAATCTTCTTCAATCAGCGAATTTAAAAGTTGGTCTCCCTTTTTTTTAATCGTATTATAATCATATAAAACTTTTAACACACCCAAGGGAGGTAAATCAGGCTTATTTTTAGGAGAACAATAAGGGCATAAATATTCAGTTTTTTCGGACTCAAATGTAAATCCACAATCGTTGCATTGATAAGTTAAACGAAGCATACCTTTTTTTAACAAAGGTAATACTTTTTACAAAACGTTTAACCTTGTTTTATCACTCCGGTTGTAAAATCGAGTTCAGAACCAAACAAACTATGAGGAATTAAATAAATAGCAAAGGTTATTAGCGATGCAAACAAAAACCAGCGTAAATTTTTATTTCTTCTATACATAAAAAAAGCAATAACCCACGCTAAAACACTTAATAAAACCTTATTATCGGTTAAATCGTAGCCAAATGGGAAGCCTGTCCAAAAAGCACCAAAAGCATATTTTTGAACCAATGGTCCAAAAACAAATCCACCAATAATTAAAAAAATAAGGGTAATTTTTGCCCAAAACATGGTATTGGCTTTTTTGGACAAAGATAAAATGCCCGTATAGTTTGAGAACAACATTGCACTAAAAATAAATAAAATATGTAAAATAAGAATCCACGCGGGCACCTCACCTTTAAAACGAATAACAATATCTTTATCCGATAAAACAAGCCACTGATTGTCATTTTGCAAATGCTTATAGTGAATATTATAAACATATTTACCGGCAGCCGGCAAGGAAGGTAACGTCCCAACCCATTGTTGGTGTTCAAATTTCATAGGTTGATAGGTAAGACTATCGTTCGTTTTATATTTTTTGAACACTAAATAGGCTTGATAGCCTTCTATAATAGGAGCTGTAATTTCGACATCACGAACTGTTTCGGCCGATCGAGTAAGTTTATATTTTACTTTTTGACCCGCAATTTCTTTTGTCCCTTTTAATGGATAAGTAGGTC
Proteins encoded in this window:
- the thrC gene encoding threonine synthase; the protein is MLRLTYQCNDCGFTFESEKTEYLCPYCSPKNKPDLPPLGVLKVLYDYNTIKKKGDQLLNSLIEEDFLSLLPIQSNKSLPVLRVGKTPLYRHRLAECELMIKDDSLNPTFSFKDRASAIVSAYAKENNIQTIVAASTGNAGSSLAGICAAQKQKAIIFVPAAAPKAKLTQIIMYGAQIVPVAGNYDQAFDLSIAVTEKYGFYNRNTAFNPLTIEGKKTVSFEVVQQMNGEIPDKILVPVGDGVIISGVYKGFEDLLILGVISQMPQIIAVQAEGSSNLVDNLNSESFLSKPSKTIADSISVDIPRNFYMARKFIKTYNGLAIKVSDEEILQASKALSSLFGIFSEPAASTAYAGFLRLQNQGMIKKGEKVLVLLTGSGLKDLNAVQSLLQMPSPVEATMTAVEHFLQLK